DNA from Amorphoplanes friuliensis DSM 7358:
CGCTCGGCGACGGTCACGATGTGCGGGTCGGGCCTGGTGCGCTTTGTTCACCGGCGGGACTTCACGCCGTTCCTGAACGACTTTCCCGGTGCTGCCGTCGAACTGGCCACCATGGTGGGCGAGCGACTCCGCTGGTCGAACAGGCGCCGCATCGACTTCACGTCGTACCCGCTCAAGACCCGGCTCGCCCGCGTTCTGGCCGAGCTCGCCGAGCTCTACGGACAGGAACGGCGGCACGGCGCGCTCGAGATCGGCGTGCGGCTCACGCAGCCCGAACTGGCGACCATGTGCGGCGCGGCGGAGATCACCGTGCACAAGGCGCTCCGCGACATGCGCCGCTCTCACCTGATCAGCACCCGGTACGGCCGGATCACCGTCTGGAACCTGCCGGAACTGCGTGGCAGCGCTGACATGGCTCCGGATCAGCGTCGCCCGGATGCCTACTGACGGTCACCCGATGAGGTCGAGGCGTATCACTGCGTCGCGGGCGAGGAGGAAGCCGATGATGGCGAAGATCCAGCTCAGGGCGCCGTCGAGGTGGCGGGAGAGCCAGGCGCTGATCACCCGCAGGGGTGTCTCGATGCGTGTGCCGAGGGCCTG
Protein-coding regions in this window:
- a CDS encoding Crp/Fnr family transcriptional regulator is translated as MPGAETPQWPEGTLLARLAPQTANALLSLGVEQRVPAGRVLIREGSTESHVVIIRRGLTKVTAEMADGRSALLSIRVAGDILGEMSALSGSPRSATVTMCGSGLVRFVHRRDFTPFLNDFPGAAVELATMVGERLRWSNRRRIDFTSYPLKTRLARVLAELAELYGQERRHGALEIGVRLTQPELATMCGAAEITVHKALRDMRRSHLISTRYGRITVWNLPELRGSADMAPDQRRPDAY